One segment of Anomalospiza imberbis isolate Cuckoo-Finch-1a 21T00152 chromosome 2, ASM3175350v1, whole genome shotgun sequence DNA contains the following:
- the SLN gene encoding sarcolipin, with protein MERSTREICLNFMVVLITVILMWLLVKSYQD; from the coding sequence ATGGAACGTTCCACACGAGAAATTTGCCTCAACTTCATGGTTGTCCTGATTACTGTGATCCTCATGTGGCTCCTTGTGAAGTCTTATCAGGATTGA